The genome window ACATCATGGGCACATGAGGCCACGGCTGACATATCAAAACAACGTGACCAACTTGTGTATGCATGTGTGTTTAGGTCTCATCATGATTTATTTTGTGCAAATATAGTAAAACATGGATAGACAATTTACAAATGCTAGTTGGATAATAATTGAACCATTATATATGTACTATGAcacattttaaaatactttttctaACGAGACATCGTTGCGGGTTTTAATGAGCCAAATAGTACTTATACTTATCCAAATGTATCTAGCTTTAATATAAGGTTTAGGACAAAATGACGATATAGATACCTGATATGGGTTTCGTATAAGAGGGTTGAGGAAAACCGATGGCGTGAGATTGATGATAAGGATAGACAGTGTAGAGAGGCATCATCGGGTTTGCCCCAACCATTACTCTTCCTCCACCATACATGTGATGGTGGTGGTAATATTGTGGTTGTGGCAGTGGTAGCGATTGTGGTTGCGGTTGTGCATAGTATCCGTTCATATAGGTGCCTCCAACGTATCCAACTTTCTGTTCATTACATAACAtcacaaacaaaattatttcataaGTGCGGAGATCAAAACTCAAACATATCGATTTTGTATTCATCAGACTTACTTGATTGAAGGTCATGTTCGGGGCGACATAGGAGGAAGGGTACCtttaatttaatatcaaaagtGAGCTAATTAAATACAAGTACATTTGGAAGAAGATTAGACGGtgtaacttaaaatattttacccATAGAAAGGAACGGTCTGATGATGGTGTTGTTGATGTCGCTGGTGTGCGAAACCCGCAGGGTAGCACCATTGAGCTTGATTGTTCCCTACATGTCCTGACATGGGCCTACCCACGTGCTTAGATCCTTCACATCTCAAAACATCATAAATTGATAATAATGTTaagatcaatttttataaaagttagaTGATTTCTATAAAGTTCAAATGGCATCAGTTAACAGTGTTTCGATTCTATTCAAATCAAGACTCAATCCTTGGaatgtttagtagtttataACCTTGCTGAGTTTGAATGAACATGCCTGCCTAgatcaaactttttattttgttttttttgaccATTGTGAGATATAACTAAATAACTGACAAGCATATGTTCCACCAAACCAGATACATAATGATTTGATTTGCTTTATTATTCCCATATTGCAAAAGACACTCGTAACATTTATACACATGCACCATACTATATGCCCATAACGATTACCCGCATATGAATTTTCCTATATAAACAACGTATTATACCGTATAAGTTATATACTTTCACTACAATCATTGATTAGTCTATAGATGACTTA of Brassica oleracea var. oleracea cultivar TO1000 unplaced genomic scaffold, BOL UnpScaffold01099, whole genome shotgun sequence contains these proteins:
- the LOC106320870 gene encoding probable RNA-binding protein ARP1 isoform X1; the protein is MTTTNNVNGCFGDTKLTKVFVGGLAWDTNKEAIHDHFIKYGDILEAVIISDKLTRRSKGYGFVTFKDAEAAKRACEDSTPVINGRRANCNLASLGGRLRRSPLVASPQQGSKHVGRPMSGHVGNNQAQWCYPAGFAHQRHQQHHHQTVPFYGYPSSYVAPNMTFNQKVGYVGGTYMNGYYAQPQPQSLPLPQPQYYHHHHMYGGGRVMVGANPMMPLYTVYPYHQSHAIGFPQPSYTKPISGTVGGGGIE
- the LOC106320870 gene encoding probable RNA-binding protein ARP1 isoform X2, coding for MTTTNNVNGCFGDTKLTKVFVGGLAWDTNKEAIHDHFIKYGDILEAVIISDKLTRRSKGYGFVTFKDAEAAKRACEDSTPVINGRRANCNLASLGGRLRRSPLVASPQQGSKHVGRPMSGHVGNNQAQWCYPAGFAHQRHQQHHHQTVPFYGYPSSYVAPNMTFNQKVGYVGGTYMNGYYAQPQPQSLPLPQPQYYHHHHMYGGGRVMVGANPMMPLYTVYPYHQSHAIGFPQPSYTKPISVGGGGIE